The following proteins are encoded in a genomic region of Alnus glutinosa chromosome 8, dhAlnGlut1.1, whole genome shotgun sequence:
- the LOC133876245 gene encoding uncharacterized protein LOC133876245: MSRENSIVRLNGKNYASWEFQFWMFVKGKELWGHLDGSSTALTDSKELSSWEGRDVKISSWLLSSVEPYMVNNLRGFTTTKAMWDYLRRIYYQDNSARKFQLEFDIGNYRQGNLSIEQFYSGFINLWNDYFGFVHSQFPKEALAALQVVHFESQQDQFLMKLRPEFESTCVGLINHTPVPSLEVCLGELLPEEQHLTSQLDLA; the protein is encoded by the coding sequence ATGTCAAGAGAAAATTCTATTGTTCGCCTTAATGGCAAGAATTATGCTAGTTGGGAATTCCAGTTCTGGATGTTTGTGAAAGGGAAGGAATTATGGGGTCATTTGGATGGGTCTTCTACGGCTCTGACGGATTCCAAGGAACTTAGTTCTTGGGAAGGTCGGGATGTCAAAATTTCTTCATGGCTGCTCAGCTCTGTTGAACCTTATATGGTCAACAATCTTCGTGGGTTCACTACTACTAAGGCGATGTGGGATTACCTTCGGCGCATTTATTATCAAGATAATTCTGCTCGAAAGTTTCAATTGGAGTTTGACATCGGAAACTATCGCCAGGGGAATCTTTCTATTGAGCAATTTTATTCCggttttattaatttatggaatgattattttggatttgtgcATTCTCAATTTCCCAAAGAAGCCTTAGCAGCACTACAAGTGGTTCACTTTGAGAGCCAGCAGGATCAATTCTTGATGAAGCTTCGACCTGAGTTTGAAAGTACATGTGTTGGGTTAATTAATCACACACCTGTCCCATCTTTGGAGGTTTGCTTGGGTGAACTCTTGCCTGAAGAACAACATCTTACCTCACAGCTTGACCTTGCTTAA